One Natrinema longum genomic window, CCAGAAGGCAGCGACTATGGACAGAGCCAGCAGACCTCCGAGTACCAGCGTCCCGAAGACCGTACGGAGCGGGAGTGTGCGCAGGGGCCTGTCGTATCGCCACAACTGGGCGCGGACGAAAGCCACCGCGACGATCATGCTTCCGATCAGGAACGACGGGTGGAAGCCATCTAGTATCGTATAGTCCACCAGCACCGTCATCTGAGTGCCAATTCCGATGGCGCCAACTATGGCTGCTCCTACCACATATGAGAATCCAGCCACCACGTGTCGTAGGGCTGCGTTCCACGAGAACGAATGGAAGGCATCGGCGTCCGTATCAGGTGCCGCAAAACTCGCAATATCAGCGTACAGAAGTGGAAGAGTCCCCACCGCGACGACGCATGCATACGGAAACACGGTCACAAAAGCTATTACAATCACGATCCAGACCGCGCCATATACCCCCAACTCCCCCTCAACGATCGGGGGAACAATGAGGACGGCGACCGCCGTTATGAGGAATAGGGTCAGCGGAACTGCGTTCTCCTTGTACCGATCGATAGTCAAGGGCGTGGTCATGTGAAACTGAATATACATTACCAATAAATGCTTTCTGGTGATAGAATTGACCGCTCACTTCAGGAGGTCGCTTTACCAGCACCAGCCAGATGGAGTACGGCTCCGGAAACTGCCTCCCCTCTACTGACCGGTCACTCCCCTTCGTAGATCGACCTTCGACTCGTGTCGCAGTCGCGCTCTGTATTCAGTACGGCTCTGCCAATATCATCGGTGGCTGAGAGAAGTGCCAGGGTCAGATTCGCATCTGTCGTTACCGACTCGCCCGATTCGGTTTCGAGTATATATCTGAGTAAATAAACTGTGCTACTATCTACTGCTATAGGACGGACGTGGCAGTTCCGTTGCCGGCGTGATACCGGTCCTACCGAAGCCGCCAGAGCAACGACCGCAATTTGTATCCCAGGGAGCCGTTCCGATAGCCGGTCCAGCCACTCATGCCACCCGCAAGCGTCGCTGCGTCGTATCCCTCCTCGACCAGCAGGCTCGTCGCCCGCTTGGCGACCATCCCCATCTTGCATATCACGACCACGTCTTCGTCGGCAGGAATCTCCTCGAGTCTGTCGCGTAACGCCGCGTCGTCACCGCGTCGCAACGCTTGGTAAACGGGAAGGTTGTGACTGTTCTCGATCGCGTTCGACTGGAAGGCCGACTTCGGACGGATGTCGAGCAGAAACGGGTCGTCTCCCGACTCGAGGCGCTCGGCCAGTTCGTCCGGGCGGATGCTAGTCATTGGTGGAGTATTGGGTTCAGTATACAAAGCCGTGGCGTCTCGGACGAGGCGACGACGCGTCCACCGGAGACGCAGTTGTCAGGAGGGATACGGCCGGTCGCTTACTACCCCCGAAGGCGCTCGAGTCGCTCGAGCGAGTCGGCGTCCGCGGGGTCCTTGTCGGGCCGGACGCCCTGAAACCGAGGGAACCGGAGCGCGTATCCCGACGAGTACGTCGGCGAGGACTGGATCTCCTCGTAGCCGACTTCGAAGACGACCGCGGGCTCGAGGTCGACGTCTTGTCCCTCCTCGGCAGCGACGTGGGGCTCGAGCAGTTCCGTCAGTTCCGCCAACTTCTCGTCGGTGATTCCGGTCGCGACCTTACCGACGGTCTCTAAGTCGTCGCCCGCACGCACGGACAGTTCGAAGGTCCCGAGGAACGTCGCCCGACGGCCCTCGCCCCACTCCGCACCGGTAACGACGCAATCGAGCGTCTCGACGTCCGGTTTTCGCTTCCGCCAGTGCTTCCCGCGTCGTCCCGGCGAGTACGTCGAGTCGGGGTCTTTGAGCATGATCCCCTCGTGGCCCGCCTCGAGGGCGTCGGCGTCGATCGACTCGATCTCCTCGGGGTCGTCGGTACGCCACAGCAGGGAGAGTCCCTCGATATCCTCGTCGTCGACGGCTCCGGAATCGACGGTCGAGTCCACCAGGACCGATCGAAGCCGGTCGTGGCGCGTCGTCAACGGCTCCGCGAGCAGGTCGTCGCCGCCGGCGTGGAGACAGTCGAAGAAGACCGGCCGGACCGAGACGGCCTCGCGGGCCTTCGCGACGTCGTGTTTCCGGCGGAAGCGCTTGAGCACCTCTTGAAACGGTAACGGCGAGCCGTCGGCGTCGATCGCGACGACCTCGCCGTCGAGGATCGCGGGTTCCTCGAGGTGGTCCGCGGCGAACTCGACGACTTCGGGCAGCGCGTCGGTGACCTCCTCCATGTTCCGCGAGAAGACACGGGTCTCCGCCGTCGCCCCTCCGGAGCCGGCGGGATCGTGGTGTAACTGCACGCGAGCCCCGTCGTATTTCCACTCCACGCCGGCCTCCTCCCACTCCTCGAGCGCGTCGGTCACCGTCCCGGCCTGGGCGAGCATCGCCTGAACGGGCCGGCCGACTTCGAGGTCCATCGCGTCGAGTCCCTCGAGCCCCTCC contains:
- a CDS encoding rhodanese-like domain-containing protein — encoded protein: MTSIRPDELAERLESGDDPFLLDIRPKSAFQSNAIENSHNLPVYQALRRGDDAALRDRLEEIPADEDVVVICKMGMVAKRATSLLVEEGYDAATLAGGMSGWTGYRNGSLGYKLRSLLWRLR
- the ligA gene encoding ATP-dependent DNA ligase LigA, coding for MEFATFADRAGTIDAEPADLEIVAHVRELLAEAGDDLEIVARFAQGRVFPAWDSTTLDIGPNACYEAIARAAGTNVSAGDVEDRLAAVGEIGDVAASYDFGGQRGLSAFTGGGGAGSESEGTGGDLTVREVSDTLEEVAAAEGSGSQDRKVDLLFGLFNRCSSEEARYLARIVLSEMRIGVGEGAVRDAIAEAFDVPAERVERALQVSNDYGQVARIAREEGLEGLDAMDLEVGRPVQAMLAQAGTVTDALEEWEEAGVEWKYDGARVQLHHDPAGSGGATAETRVFSRNMEEVTDALPEVVEFAADHLEEPAILDGEVVAIDADGSPLPFQEVLKRFRRKHDVAKAREAVSVRPVFFDCLHAGGDDLLAEPLTTRHDRLRSVLVDSTVDSGAVDDEDIEGLSLLWRTDDPEEIESIDADALEAGHEGIMLKDPDSTYSPGRRGKHWRKRKPDVETLDCVVTGAEWGEGRRATFLGTFELSVRAGDDLETVGKVATGITDEKLAELTELLEPHVAAEEGQDVDLEPAVVFEVGYEEIQSSPTYSSGYALRFPRFQGVRPDKDPADADSLERLERLRG